The Fibrobacter sp. genome includes the window AATCATCACGGCATTATGTCCCAGCTTCTCTCTGAGCTGCTCTTTGACTCTGAAGGGATTGGCACCGGACCTGTCGCACTTATTAACAAAAGCAAGACGCGGCACTTTGTATCTTTTCAGCTGCCTGTCAACGGTTATCGACTGGGACTGTACGCCTCCCACCGAACAGAGCACAAGTATAGCTCCGTCAAGAACACGCAATGCCCTCTCGACTTCGATAGTGAAGTCGACGTGTCCGGGGGTGTCGATCAGATTAATCTCATAGTCTTTCCATGATACGTTTGTGGCAGCAGAGGCGATTGTTATACCTCTTTCGCGTTCAAGCTCCATGGAGTCCATCGTCGCTCCAACTCCATCTTTGCCTTTTACTTCATGGATTGCATGGATCTTCTTGCAATAATATAGGATTCGCTCGGAAAGGGTCGTCTTTCCCGAGTCAATATGCGCGCTGATTCCGATATTGCGCATTTTCGCGATGTTCGCCATAAAATAAAACCTCTCACAAATGAACATTTTGGCTCGTTCCCGGCAATGCCGGAGAACTGCCTGTTAAATTATTCTCCACTGATTCCGCATCTGTTTTACAGATCTGGTTCCCGACAGGCTTATACTTCTCTCCCCCTAGAGGGTACTCCCGGTGAGATCGCAAGTTAAGGCAGGTTTATTTCAGTGGCCGAAAAATATAGTTTGTGCAGAAAAAAAAAACTATCAGAAAACTTAATCAAATCTGAGACCGGCATTTTCAAGCGGCTAATTATATATTTTGATGCCGGATAGCACTGGTTTTTTCTCTTTTGCATATTACGGCCAAGGAACTTGCAAGTTGTGCATATTCTTTATTTTATCACGGCTCACGGATATGGACATGCGGTACGGGCCACTGCTATAGCTAACCGGATCCCACCTGCAGTAAAAATCACATTCAAGACCAATATACCCGGCTCTTTTTTCAAGGAGGAGTTGCAGAGACCTTTCTGCTGTGAACCGGGGGAATTCGATTGCGGCTGCATTCAGTCCAGTGGCGTAACAGTAGATATGGAACAGACTCTGAAAACCTATACCAGTCTTGAGGAGCGCAATTCAAAGATCATCGAGAGGGAACTTTTGTGGTGCCGGAGAAATAATGTGGATTGCATTCTCAGCGATATAACCCCTTTTGCCTTTGAGATAGCGTACAGGCTGGGGATTGTTTCCATTGCAATATCCAATTTTACCTGGTTTGATATTTATAATGAGTATACCTCGTTTTTCCCGGAATTTAAGCCTGTTCTCGATAACATTCAGACCCAGTACAGTTATGCAGATATGCTTCTTGCCCTCCATCCGCCTTTGCAGATGGATTACTTCAGCAGGAAACAATCCGTTCCGGTTGTGGGAAGGAAAGGGAAGAATGTTAGAGAACTTGTGATACGGAAATACAGGTTAAGCGAAAATAAAAAACTTGGATTGATCTACGTTGGTGATTTCGGGATGGATGGTGCTCAGTGGCAAAGGCTTGCAGAAATTGAGGACTGGGAGTTCCTCGGGCTTCACCCGCTTGTCGGAAATCCTCCTAATTACCATATAATCAACAAAAAAGAATTTCGATATCAGGACCTTACCGCATCCTGTGATGTCGTTATAAGTAAACTTGGTTACGGTGTGGTTTCAGAATGCTTTCTCAATGGAATTCCTCTGATTTACCTGCCCAGAGCGCTTTTTGCTGAATATCCTGCCCTGGAAAAAGCGGTGCAGTTCTGGGGAGGAGGGGTATGTTTGGATGAGGAGAGTTTTCTTAAACTGGATTGGAAAGAGGCTCTGGAACGCGCTGCTTCACAGGAGAAACCGCCCCCGATTGAGTCCGATGGAGCAGGAATCTGCGCCCAAAAAATCGTCGAATTGTTGAAATGAATCCGGTTTACCTTGAAATAGATGATTCTGCATTAATATAATGTAAGAAAAATCCTTGCTATTTCAAGGTGGATTAGTGAAAAATCCTCTCGAACAGTTTTTTGCAGTAGAAGAGCGCCCCGATGGTGTTTATATCAGGCTGAGCAGAGTCGAAAGGGACTCGATCAGGATTGAACATGTCATATCATTGCTGCAGGAGGCAATGGTGCTCAATCTTGACGTCGAAAGATTAAAAGCCGCAGTTGAAGATGCTAAAGGGGAATTTGAGTGTATCGGACCTCCTTTTGAGTATTACAATCCGGAATTTGAACGCTACATCGATCTGTCGATTTCTGCTCAGAAAGCAAGTCTGACAATCCGGTCCGAATACCTGACCACTGAGAACGGAATTATTACGGAACAAATGATTTCCCTTCTGCTCTCCAAAAGGGGAATCGTACATGGAATCAAAACTGATGCGATAAAATCGATTGTTGAGAAGAAAATCGTTGATACTCCTGTTGTTGTCGCAGAAGCTACTCCTCCGGAAAATGGTGATGATGCGGTAATTGAACTGAAAGTTCTTGTCAACCCTGAAATTCATCCGCACATAAGAGAAAACGGCAGTGTGGATTATCGCAATATCCAGACCTTTACTTCTGTAAGCAAGGATCAGGTGCTTGCCATTAAGACTTTTCCCACCAAAGGAAAACCGGGGATGACAATTACAGGAAAACCGATTCCTGCGCTTGCTGGAAAGGACAAACAGCTTCCCAGGGGGCGGAATACAGAAATAGTCGATGATGGTAAAGCTCTGGTGGCCACTAAAACGGGAATTATCTGTCTGGATGGTTATCTGCTGAGT containing:
- a CDS encoding UDP-N-acetylglucosamine--N-acetylmuramyl-(pentapeptide) pyrophosphoryl-undecaprenol N-acetylglucosamine transferase, coding for MHILYFITAHGYGHAVRATAIANRIPPAVKITFKTNIPGSFFKEELQRPFCCEPGEFDCGCIQSSGVTVDMEQTLKTYTSLEERNSKIIERELLWCRRNNVDCILSDITPFAFEIAYRLGIVSIAISNFTWFDIYNEYTSFFPEFKPVLDNIQTQYSYADMLLALHPPLQMDYFSRKQSVPVVGRKGKNVRELVIRKYRLSENKKLGLIYVGDFGMDGAQWQRLAEIEDWEFLGLHPLVGNPPNYHIINKKEFRYQDLTASCDVVISKLGYGVVSECFLNGIPLIYLPRALFAEYPALEKAVQFWGGGVCLDEESFLKLDWKEALERAASQEKPPPIESDGAGICAQKIVELLK